A single genomic interval of uncultured Sphaerochaeta sp. harbors:
- a CDS encoding PadR family transcriptional regulator, whose protein sequence is MDSRELLANFVTELNRGTLTLCVLSQLTTPQYGYSLLQILAEKHIELEANTLYPMLRRLETQGVLESSWNTSENRPRKFYQLTEEGKSIFTALTNQWREQQSHIEALLGEESHA, encoded by the coding sequence ATGGATAGTAGAGAGCTTCTTGCCAACTTTGTAACAGAACTCAACAGAGGTACCTTGACGCTCTGTGTTCTCAGCCAACTCACCACTCCTCAGTACGGATACTCCCTATTGCAGATACTTGCAGAGAAGCACATTGAGTTGGAAGCCAATACGCTCTACCCCATGCTCAGGAGACTGGAAACCCAAGGTGTCCTGGAGAGTAGCTGGAATACCAGCGAAAACAGACCAAGAAAGTTCTACCAACTCACTGAGGAAGGAAAGAGCATTTTCACAGCACTTACAAACCAATGGAGAGAGCAACAATCACACATTGAAGCGTTGCTCGGGGAGGAGAGCCATGCATGA
- a CDS encoding ABC transporter substrate-binding protein has translation MKNKILLIALVALLATGMLFAQGTKEEKEGPLEITFWSLFTGGDGEFFDAMVDEFNASQDEIVMKNDMVKFDNYYTKLTTALSAKTAPDVVVVHQGNLLNYVPSGSLLALDSYVDAQTLEDFQAAPLDACRFDGKLYSLPFDVHPIVMYYNTDLLAEAGITEVPESAQDFIDASLAVKQATGKWGMAIDNTTGVYKAYTLSRLFMSMLAQQGGSLLTDDASAPAFNNAYGEKALIWLQDLVHKYKVNPTELDYDAAMNTFKLGDAAFYFNGVWATGTLEKQDGLNFAAAPLPPIMGGEAAWAGSHTLAIPVQKNQDSERVEAAMTFIKWMTSHGEMWAKAGHIPTRKSVAEKAEMQALPYRADYAAAAAFALPTPRTAAWEEIYGTLSDKLEYAVTKNQNPKAALADMEQTVKDIIASY, from the coding sequence ATGAAAAACAAGATCTTATTGATCGCTTTGGTCGCCCTTTTGGCAACTGGCATGCTTTTTGCCCAAGGGACAAAAGAAGAGAAGGAAGGCCCTCTTGAGATTACCTTCTGGTCGCTGTTTACCGGAGGAGATGGGGAATTCTTCGATGCAATGGTTGACGAATTCAACGCTTCACAGGATGAGATTGTCATGAAGAATGACATGGTGAAGTTTGACAACTACTACACCAAACTCACTACCGCTCTTTCTGCAAAGACTGCTCCTGACGTAGTAGTGGTTCACCAGGGCAACCTCTTGAATTATGTACCGAGTGGATCCTTGCTGGCCCTCGACTCCTATGTCGATGCACAGACCCTTGAGGATTTCCAGGCAGCTCCTCTGGATGCCTGCCGTTTCGATGGCAAGCTCTACTCGCTCCCGTTCGATGTCCATCCGATCGTCATGTACTACAACACCGATTTGCTGGCTGAGGCTGGTATCACTGAAGTTCCCGAGAGTGCTCAGGATTTCATCGATGCGTCCTTGGCTGTGAAACAAGCTACCGGTAAGTGGGGTATGGCAATCGACAACACAACTGGTGTCTACAAGGCTTATACCTTGAGTCGTCTATTCATGTCTATGCTCGCACAGCAGGGCGGAAGTTTACTTACCGATGATGCATCAGCCCCTGCTTTCAATAATGCATATGGAGAAAAAGCACTCATTTGGTTGCAGGATCTGGTCCACAAGTACAAGGTAAATCCAACTGAGCTGGACTACGATGCTGCCATGAACACCTTCAAGCTAGGCGATGCCGCATTCTACTTCAATGGTGTATGGGCAACTGGAACCCTGGAGAAGCAGGATGGACTGAACTTTGCTGCCGCACCACTTCCTCCGATCATGGGCGGAGAGGCTGCATGGGCAGGTTCACACACCCTGGCTATCCCGGTACAGAAAAACCAGGATTCTGAACGCGTTGAAGCAGCAATGACCTTCATCAAGTGGATGACCAGCCATGGTGAGATGTGGGCGAAAGCAGGTCACATTCCTACCCGCAAGAGTGTAGCAGAGAAAGCAGAGATGCAGGCACTGCCCTATCGTGCAGATTATGCTGCAGCAGCAGCCTTTGCACTTCCTACTCCCCGCACAGCGGCATGGGAAGAGATTTATGGAACCTTGAGCGACAAGCTTGAGTATGCAGTGACCAAGAACCAGAACCCCAAGGCAG
- a CDS encoding DUF4954 family protein, translating to MNDKVMVLPEVRFGYGFIPPEFLPEGKDEYYLRNIQNKKDPGSYRHLKEEEIALLEENLNTSPCWDDVLVSDPFDPSLIKNSEFYGLVRIGSMARQIVSFHDFSVPVGITNSRIVSCDIGDSCAILDCSYLSHYILDHHVIIYRIGEMQTTNHAKFGSGILKDGEDPEVLTTMDIMNEAGGRTVRPFDGMLPSDAYLWGTYRDDDALMKIFEALTDKTCDARRGYYGFVGQQSVIKSCDTVKDVWVGEGTYIKGANKLKNLRLRSTLAEPIQIGEGVELVNGIIGAGSRVFYGCKAIRFIMGDNCNLKYGARLIHSFLGDNSTVSCCELLSNLIFGGHEQHHNNSFLIASMIMGQSNMAAGANIGSNHNSRGNDGEMVAGRGFWPALSSTLKYDCKFASYVLIAKGNYPHELNIPLPFSLLGSDAKEGRRVVMPAYWWMYNLYALERNSYKYRKRDKRKVIRQQIETDYLAPDTVNEIFTACDLLCEWVGINYNRTRPTSQERSDLITQGRNLITTKPSEVQSMQMYVWELENSNEPVEVLKTVEAYQAYQQMLRYYAVKTLSEYCTTHEVTISEFQQAHDAVLEPWINIGGQLVPEHRFEALRDGLKEGSITSWDEVHDAYGYWFSLYEEDRAVHALATLHSVMGCHAVNEGQWEQVVDEVATIRLEIENQVFKTKEKDFNNRFRFSTYRTVEERDAVLGSLDDNPFIQESKQITEQVLSQIRQVRFS from the coding sequence ATGAATGACAAAGTGATGGTATTGCCAGAGGTGCGGTTCGGCTATGGGTTCATTCCCCCGGAATTTCTTCCCGAGGGAAAGGATGAGTATTATCTGAGGAACATCCAGAACAAGAAAGATCCAGGAAGCTATCGGCATCTGAAGGAAGAGGAAATAGCTCTGCTAGAGGAGAACCTGAACACATCCCCCTGTTGGGACGATGTATTGGTGAGTGATCCCTTTGACCCTTCCTTAATCAAGAACAGCGAATTCTATGGGTTGGTACGTATTGGAAGCATGGCACGTCAGATCGTCAGTTTTCATGACTTCTCTGTGCCTGTAGGGATAACCAACAGCAGAATTGTCAGCTGTGATATCGGGGACAGTTGCGCCATTCTCGATTGCAGCTATCTCAGCCACTATATTCTTGACCATCATGTCATCATCTACCGCATCGGAGAGATGCAGACCACCAACCATGCAAAGTTCGGCAGCGGTATTCTCAAGGATGGGGAAGACCCAGAGGTGTTGACCACCATGGATATCATGAATGAAGCAGGAGGAAGGACGGTTAGACCCTTTGATGGAATGCTTCCCTCCGATGCCTACCTCTGGGGTACCTATCGCGATGATGATGCGTTGATGAAGATCTTTGAGGCGTTGACTGACAAGACCTGCGACGCACGTCGTGGGTACTACGGATTTGTCGGCCAGCAATCTGTTATCAAATCATGTGATACCGTAAAGGATGTCTGGGTAGGTGAAGGTACCTATATAAAGGGAGCCAACAAACTCAAGAATCTCCGTCTTCGCTCAACCTTGGCTGAACCGATACAGATTGGTGAAGGTGTTGAGCTGGTAAACGGCATCATTGGTGCAGGAAGCAGGGTGTTCTATGGATGCAAGGCAATCCGCTTCATCATGGGGGATAACTGTAATCTCAAGTATGGTGCCCGTCTTATCCACTCCTTCCTTGGTGATAATTCAACGGTCAGTTGTTGTGAGCTACTGAGCAATCTTATCTTTGGAGGACACGAACAACACCACAACAACTCCTTCCTGATTGCAAGTATGATCATGGGACAGTCGAATATGGCTGCCGGTGCGAATATCGGCTCCAATCACAACAGCCGTGGAAATGACGGGGAGATGGTTGCCGGCAGGGGCTTCTGGCCAGCTCTGAGCAGCACGCTCAAGTATGACTGCAAGTTCGCAAGCTATGTTCTGATCGCCAAGGGGAACTATCCCCATGAGTTGAATATCCCCCTTCCATTCAGTCTGCTGGGATCAGACGCCAAGGAGGGGAGAAGGGTGGTAATGCCTGCTTACTGGTGGATGTATAATCTCTATGCCCTGGAGCGCAATAGCTACAAATACCGTAAGCGTGACAAGCGAAAGGTCATCCGTCAGCAGATAGAAACAGACTACCTTGCTCCTGATACAGTGAATGAGATTTTTACGGCCTGCGATCTGCTCTGTGAATGGGTAGGAATCAATTACAACAGGACCCGGCCCACCTCCCAGGAGAGAAGTGACCTGATCACCCAAGGCCGTAATTTGATCACCACGAAGCCATCCGAGGTGCAGTCAATGCAAATGTACGTCTGGGAGTTGGAGAACAGCAACGAGCCGGTTGAGGTACTCAAGACGGTCGAGGCATACCAAGCGTATCAACAGATGCTTCGTTACTATGCTGTGAAGACACTCAGCGAGTATTGCACCACCCATGAAGTTACCATCAGTGAGTTCCAGCAGGCCCATGATGCAGTACTCGAGCCTTGGATCAATATTGGAGGGCAACTTGTTCCTGAGCATCGTTTTGAGGCTCTCAGAGATGGCTTGAAGGAAGGCTCCATCACCTCTTGGGACGAAGTGCATGATGCCTATGGTTACTGGTTTTCTCTCTATGAGGAGGACCGTGCAGTGCATGCCCTTGCAACACTGCATAGTGTCATGGGTTGCCATGCAGTCAATGAAGGGCAGTGGGAGCAGGTGGTTGATGAGGTAGCCACCATTCGCCTTGAAATCGAAAACCAGGTCTTCAAGACCAAGGAGAAGGATTTCAACAACCGGTTCCGCTTCAGTACCTATCGTACAGTGGAGGAGCGGGACGCGGTACTTGGCAGCCTTGATGACAATCCATTCATTCAGGAGTCAAAGCAGATCACAGAGCAGGTACTTTCCCAGATTCGGCAGGTTCGTTTCTCCTGA
- a CDS encoding alpha/beta hydrolase — MADYDLSPKMKRMVALINKIAIKDPEGLTPKRIEELNDISIPNNLVIRKLLGKSAKNITTKTFIIPVTDGMISGYLFEKQGSRGISDLTPLIIFYHGGGWVWGNMDLYNFLCAHLADITGAAVLSVDYRLAPKYKFPTAVEDCYDTLVWAAAGCRYWKTDPDRIFLIGDSAGGNLAAVVSRLARDRKGPAIAGQVLLYPVTDGRMRTNSYEKHKDAPSLTDKQMAFFINSYQREPKDILNPNFSPLLAKDHSRLPETLIIGAEYDPLHDDGMLYADALASADTPVKYLEVKKTIHGFINYPKATGTEETESAIIQFISGRPVAQVALISRKEWVKAQKKELKKIKKQSKHYIDARVQ; from the coding sequence ATGGCAGACTATGATTTGTCTCCGAAGATGAAACGTATGGTCGCCCTAATAAACAAGATCGCAATCAAAGATCCTGAAGGGCTGACACCAAAACGCATCGAGGAGCTTAACGATATATCGATTCCCAACAACTTGGTGATCCGCAAACTTCTTGGCAAGAGTGCGAAGAACATTACCACCAAGACCTTCATCATCCCGGTTACCGATGGGATGATCAGTGGGTATCTTTTTGAGAAGCAAGGCTCACGTGGCATCAGCGACCTTACCCCCTTGATCATCTTCTACCATGGTGGTGGTTGGGTGTGGGGGAACATGGATCTCTACAACTTCCTATGTGCCCATCTAGCCGATATTACTGGGGCAGCAGTACTCTCCGTGGATTATCGACTTGCGCCAAAGTACAAATTCCCTACAGCGGTTGAGGATTGTTATGATACATTGGTTTGGGCAGCAGCAGGATGCCGCTATTGGAAGACGGACCCAGATCGAATCTTCTTGATCGGAGACAGCGCAGGAGGAAACCTTGCTGCAGTGGTCAGTCGCCTTGCACGTGACCGAAAGGGTCCTGCCATTGCCGGTCAGGTCCTGCTCTATCCTGTAACTGACGGCCGGATGAGGACCAATAGTTATGAGAAGCATAAGGATGCTCCTTCGTTGACTGACAAACAGATGGCTTTCTTCATCAACAGCTACCAACGAGAACCAAAGGATATCCTCAATCCAAATTTCTCCCCACTGCTCGCAAAAGATCATAGCAGACTTCCCGAAACACTGATCATTGGTGCTGAGTACGACCCCCTCCATGATGATGGGATGCTCTATGCCGATGCATTGGCTTCAGCAGACACCCCGGTAAAATACCTTGAGGTGAAGAAGACCATCCATGGCTTCATCAACTACCCGAAGGCGACAGGGACAGAGGAAACAGAGAGTGCCATCATCCAGTTCATCAGTGGTAGGCCCGTTGCCCAAGTAGCGTTGATCAGTCGAAAAGAGTGGGTAAAGGCTCAGAAGAAAGAGCTGAAGAAAATCAAGAAACAGAGCAAGCATTATATTGATGCACGCGTGCAATAG
- a CDS encoding MATE family efflux transporter: MRQTTSSLGTESIGKLLLRLAVPTILAQVINALYTIIDRIYIGHIPGSGALALSGIGLSFPIIMLLTAFSLLIGSGGAPQASIKLGQNKKEEADTLLSQAIGTLCIFAAVLILFFQLTKRPLLFSFGASPQTIEYSIAYLSIYLWGTPFVLFSLGLNPFITAQGFSRTSMMTMLLGSAVNIILDPIFIFALGWGIEGAALATVISQAVSATWVLHFLSSKRSTLTINYKKILPTKKVMLPVFALGISPFFMMSTESLVNIILNSTLQRTGGDLAVGAMSILSSVMLFSLAPLQGLTQGGQPILSYNYGAGNTERVKAAFSRILISSALFSTTVCLILVFFPEAVVRLFTREPLLVEKTSEAMRIFSAGFWMLGFQIACQQAFISFSKARISLFLALLRKIILLIPLVFLLSSRFGMIGVFLAEPIADVLAGATTTLLFFLNFRKILAESNN; the protein is encoded by the coding sequence ATGCGACAAACAACTTCCTCACTTGGGACGGAATCGATAGGGAAACTGTTGCTTCGCCTAGCGGTCCCTACCATCCTGGCACAAGTGATCAATGCCCTCTATACCATCATTGATAGGATCTATATCGGTCATATCCCAGGTTCCGGTGCTCTTGCATTAAGTGGAATTGGGCTGAGCTTCCCGATCATCATGCTCCTGACTGCATTCAGCTTGCTTATAGGGTCAGGAGGAGCTCCACAGGCTTCCATCAAGCTGGGTCAGAACAAGAAAGAAGAAGCTGACACGCTACTCAGCCAGGCGATCGGCACCCTCTGTATCTTTGCAGCTGTTCTTATCCTCTTCTTTCAGCTCACAAAGCGCCCACTCCTTTTCTCCTTCGGTGCAAGCCCACAGACTATTGAGTACAGTATAGCCTACCTCTCCATATACCTTTGGGGAACCCCATTCGTCCTTTTCAGCCTTGGTCTCAACCCTTTCATAACAGCACAGGGGTTCAGCAGAACCAGCATGATGACCATGCTGCTGGGTTCCGCAGTGAACATTATCCTCGATCCAATTTTTATCTTTGCACTGGGCTGGGGTATCGAGGGGGCTGCACTTGCAACGGTTATCAGCCAGGCAGTCAGTGCAACATGGGTGTTGCATTTTCTCTCTTCAAAGCGTTCCACATTGACCATCAATTACAAGAAAATCCTGCCCACCAAGAAGGTGATGCTCCCGGTATTTGCATTGGGTATCTCCCCCTTCTTCATGATGTCCACCGAGAGCTTGGTAAACATCATACTCAACTCCACCTTGCAAAGGACAGGAGGAGATCTGGCCGTTGGTGCAATGTCGATTCTTTCATCAGTCATGCTTTTCAGCCTCGCCCCATTGCAAGGACTTACCCAAGGAGGACAACCAATTCTTTCCTATAATTATGGAGCAGGGAATACAGAGCGGGTGAAGGCAGCTTTCTCCAGGATTCTTATCAGCAGTGCTCTCTTCTCCACCACGGTCTGCCTTATCCTGGTATTTTTCCCGGAAGCGGTAGTCCGTTTGTTCACTCGTGAACCACTTCTTGTAGAAAAAACCAGTGAGGCAATGCGAATCTTCAGTGCAGGATTCTGGATGCTTGGTTTTCAGATTGCCTGCCAACAGGCATTCATCTCCTTCTCAAAAGCCAGAATTTCTCTATTCCTTGCACTCTTAAGAAAAATCATCCTGCTCATTCCCTTGGTATTTCTCCTCTCATCCCGTTTTGGTATGATCGGAGTGTTCCTGGCCGAACCTATTGCTGATGTCCTGGCAGGAGCAACTACTACACTGCTGTTCTTTCTGAATTTTAGGAAAATACTAGCGGAAAGTAACAATTAG
- a CDS encoding LacI family DNA-binding transcriptional regulator, with protein MSVLLKDIAKATGFSINTVSRAMRSDPKISEQTTLLIKKTAQEMGYIPNTVAASMRSNSSKMVGIISADSANPFFSEVVRGIEEAATKAEYHILLASTEESVKKEADLIKMFLCRKVDGIISMPVLDNSPSHLELYRKLPVPFVFPGRRLEGLVDHSVLHSDRDGQRKVLEHLISKGHTKILYLAGPKKVSNTIDRLAGVAEAYANNGMEVNPEYILEASGHIEDGYSLTNQALNRGLGFTAVACFNDMLAMGVLKSLGENNLKVPDDIEVFGYDNLYMSQFMQPSLSTVDVPKYRLGYVAMETLLSHIQDPNLEYATTDFPTRLVYRETTR; from the coding sequence ATGAGTGTACTCTTGAAGGATATCGCAAAGGCAACAGGATTCTCTATTAACACGGTCTCTCGTGCAATGCGCTCCGATCCAAAGATCTCAGAGCAAACCACACTTCTGATCAAGAAAACGGCACAGGAGATGGGGTATATCCCCAACACCGTTGCTGCCAGCATGCGCTCAAATTCCTCCAAAATGGTCGGTATCATCTCTGCCGATTCTGCTAACCCTTTTTTCAGCGAGGTGGTACGGGGCATCGAGGAAGCGGCAACCAAGGCAGAGTACCACATTCTTTTGGCAAGCACGGAAGAGTCGGTCAAGAAAGAAGCGGACCTGATAAAGATGTTCCTCTGCCGCAAGGTTGACGGGATCATCAGCATGCCGGTTCTCGACAACAGCCCCTCCCACCTTGAGCTGTACAGAAAGCTTCCAGTCCCATTCGTATTCCCTGGAAGGCGTCTTGAAGGATTGGTCGACCACAGTGTCCTGCACAGTGATCGTGACGGACAGAGAAAAGTGCTTGAACACCTCATCTCAAAGGGACATACCAAGATTCTCTATCTGGCTGGACCGAAGAAGGTGAGCAACACCATCGACCGCCTTGCAGGTGTTGCTGAAGCATATGCAAACAACGGAATGGAAGTAAATCCTGAGTACATTCTTGAAGCCTCTGGACATATTGAAGATGGTTACTCCTTGACCAACCAGGCCCTCAACAGAGGGTTGGGCTTCACTGCCGTGGCTTGCTTCAATGACATGCTCGCCATGGGTGTGCTCAAAAGCCTGGGAGAGAACAACCTAAAAGTCCCAGACGATATAGAAGTATTTGGCTATGACAACCTATATATGTCCCAGTTCATGCAACCCAGTCTCAGCACCGTGGATGTTCCTAAATATCGACTCGGTTACGTGGCTATGGAAACGTTACTATCCCATATTCAGGATCCAAACCTTGAATATGCCACAACGGACTTCCCTACGAGGTTGGTGTACAGAGAAACCACTCGTTAG